In a single window of the Candidatus Nanosynbacter featherlites genome:
- a CDS encoding YbaB/EbfC family nucleoid-associated protein: protein MAFDQVKMLQQLRKAQKQLGKEIIEVEAGDGAVIVQITGELKIKSVKINPDMVDLDNIEQLEHWIQIAVRDGLAKAQEVAAETMKPLMGGLGNLGI from the coding sequence ATGGCTTTTGATCAGGTGAAAATGCTGCAACAGCTACGTAAAGCACAAAAACAACTCGGTAAAGAAATCATTGAAGTAGAGGCTGGCGACGGTGCAGTCATCGTTCAGATCACTGGTGAATTGAAAATTAAATCAGTCAAGATTAATCCTGATATGGTGGATCTAGACAACATCGAACAGCTCGAGCACTGGATTCAAATTGCAGTGCGCGATGGCTTGGCAAAAGCTCAAGAAGTCGCTGCTGAAACAATGAAGCCATTGATGGGCGGCTTGGGCAATCTGGGCATCTAA
- a CDS encoding DUF3048 domain-containing protein: MEKPRIPQDKLINHSKFKAFTQWVHKHHLALALVVGAAVVAIIFIIAMYSVQSDSGSPFFAGTKKPKEKFYSALTGLEVADANAVKAPVAGVIVENSPNARPQSGLSKAGIVYEAVAEGGITRFFALYQGNKPAKIGPVRSLRLYYLQWSTPYKASIFHVGGSANALSTVRNGKYHDIDEFSNGNSYWRANDRRAPHNAYTSGEKIDQTNTAKGHNESVFTGFKRADGKPAETPNATQIAINFSGPLFNTNYTYNKESNTYARTLAGQPHNDAEAGQIAPNSIVALEVNVEHRPGSREGYEDVITVGTGKAYIFQNGVVVQATWKRDDESAELKLVDAAGKDIALNRGQTWIAAFTPGRGSIAWQ; this comes from the coding sequence ATGGAAAAGCCTCGAATTCCTCAGGATAAACTCATCAATCACTCTAAATTCAAAGCGTTCACTCAGTGGGTCCACAAACACCATTTAGCACTGGCACTTGTCGTGGGCGCGGCGGTTGTTGCGATTATCTTCATCATCGCCATGTATTCCGTCCAATCAGACAGCGGTTCACCATTTTTCGCTGGCACCAAAAAGCCAAAAGAGAAGTTCTATTCGGCACTGACCGGCCTGGAAGTAGCTGACGCCAATGCGGTCAAAGCTCCAGTTGCTGGCGTAATTGTCGAAAACAGTCCTAACGCGCGGCCACAGTCTGGGCTATCAAAAGCCGGCATCGTCTATGAAGCCGTGGCTGAAGGCGGAATTACTCGTTTCTTTGCATTGTACCAGGGAAATAAGCCAGCCAAAATTGGTCCAGTACGCAGCCTGCGCTTGTACTATTTGCAGTGGTCAACACCGTACAAAGCCTCAATTTTCCATGTTGGTGGTAGCGCAAACGCCCTCAGTACAGTTCGCAACGGCAAATATCACGACATTGACGAATTCAGTAATGGCAATTCGTACTGGCGTGCCAATGACCGACGTGCGCCGCACAATGCCTACACCTCAGGTGAGAAAATTGACCAAACTAACACCGCCAAAGGACATAACGAATCAGTGTTCACCGGGTTTAAGCGCGCCGATGGCAAGCCTGCCGAAACGCCAAACGCCACCCAAATTGCCATCAATTTTAGTGGTCCACTGTTTAATACCAATTACACTTATAACAAAGAATCTAACACCTACGCTCGCACGCTGGCAGGGCAGCCACACAATGACGCTGAGGCCGGGCAGATTGCACCAAACAGCATTGTGGCACTGGAGGTGAATGTTGAGCATCGCCCAGGCAGTCGCGAAGGGTACGAAGACGTCATCACCGTAGGTACCGGCAAAGCCTATATCTTCCAAAATGGCGTCGTGGTTCAAGCTACCTGGAAGCGTGACGACGAAAGCGCCGAATTGAAATTGGTCGACGCCGCTGGCAAAGATATCGCGTTGAACCGAGGCCAGACATGGATCGCCGCCTTTACACCGGGGCGAGGAAGCATTGCATGGCAGTAG
- a CDS encoding sensor histidine kinase, with the protein MAVARRRSIRDYNRYYMRRLVLLLLVPVGIAAAFATITHLILTNLAAVEVNWYIIILLGAVGGIIGAVTITPFISKPMRDVLYATAYKTGELTAEKPTKINSPAHARTGFQTVLEAIYTNGTSTKPTAKKTSSQLDAIIQSFNHTPCGIVVLDHQKNIIFANETAPVVSDMDGVLTLGLDFIDEISINQWIQEVAKDNITAHRQWTRIPAQAKTSAPQKFYDVSASYEKGAAGETVIILFDRSAKYLPEEEDLNFIAFAAHELRGPITVIRGYLDILEHELQDRLRDDEPQLFNRLTVSANRLSSYINNILNVSKFDRHHLYVHLREDTLEAIYATIADDMQLRASAQHRMLNVSIPNDLPTIAADRGSIGEVISNLIDNAIKYSFEGGVVQVSAVQKGEFVEVSVSDNGVGMPAGVIKNLFRKFYRSHRSRETVAGTGIGLYICKAFVESHGGSISARSQENQGSIFSFTIPVYASVKEKLLEDGQLNNRLIRTDGGWIKNHKMYRE; encoded by the coding sequence ATGGCAGTAGCCCGTCGCCGATCGATTCGCGACTACAATCGATATTACATGCGTCGATTAGTATTATTATTGCTGGTACCTGTCGGTATCGCTGCTGCTTTTGCTACCATCACTCATCTCATATTGACGAACCTGGCAGCCGTTGAAGTCAATTGGTATATCATCATCCTGCTCGGCGCAGTTGGAGGTATCATTGGCGCGGTAACCATCACACCGTTCATCAGCAAACCAATGCGCGACGTGCTTTACGCTACAGCTTACAAAACAGGGGAGCTGACTGCCGAAAAGCCAACCAAAATCAATTCACCAGCACACGCACGCACTGGTTTCCAGACCGTGCTTGAGGCCATATATACCAACGGTACATCCACCAAACCGACTGCCAAAAAAACTTCGTCCCAACTTGACGCCATCATTCAGTCGTTCAATCACACCCCGTGTGGCATCGTCGTGTTAGACCACCAAAAAAACATCATCTTTGCCAATGAAACTGCACCAGTCGTTTCCGACATGGACGGCGTGCTGACGTTGGGGCTAGACTTTATTGATGAAATTTCCATCAACCAGTGGATCCAAGAGGTTGCCAAAGACAACATCACCGCCCATCGCCAATGGACGCGCATACCAGCTCAGGCCAAAACCTCTGCGCCACAAAAGTTCTATGACGTCAGCGCCTCCTACGAAAAAGGTGCAGCCGGCGAAACGGTCATCATCCTCTTTGACCGCTCAGCCAAATACTTACCCGAAGAGGAAGACCTCAATTTCATCGCTTTTGCTGCGCACGAACTCCGTGGACCCATCACCGTCATTCGTGGTTATTTAGACATCCTAGAACACGAACTTCAAGACCGTCTGCGGGATGATGAGCCACAATTGTTCAATCGTCTAACCGTTTCCGCCAACCGCTTGTCCAGCTATATCAACAATATCCTCAACGTTTCAAAATTTGACCGACACCACTTGTACGTTCATCTGCGCGAGGACACATTGGAAGCCATCTACGCCACCATTGCTGACGACATGCAACTACGCGCTTCAGCCCAGCACCGCATGTTGAACGTATCCATCCCCAACGATTTGCCGACTATCGCAGCTGACCGCGGCAGCATTGGGGAAGTGATTTCCAATCTGATCGACAATGCCATCAAATACAGCTTCGAGGGCGGAGTTGTCCAAGTTTCCGCCGTGCAAAAGGGCGAATTCGTAGAAGTTTCCGTCTCAGACAACGGCGTCGGCATGCCAGCTGGCGTGATCAAAAACCTCTTTCGCAAATTTTATCGCTCACACCGATCACGCGAAACAGTGGCCGGCACCGGCATTGGTCTATACATCTGTAAAGCATTTGTCGAGTCACATGGCGGCAGCATCTCCGCACGCAGTCAAGAAAACCAAGGCTCAATTTTCTCCTTCACCATTCCCGTCTACGCCTCGGTGAAAGAAAAGTTACTAGAAGACGGCCAGCTAAACAATCGGTTAATTCGCACTGACGGCGGGTGGATAAAAAATCACAAAATGTATAGGGAGTAA
- the recR gene encoding recombination mediator RecR, whose product MSTHILPKALTTLIDEFGSLPGVGPRTAERYAYAALRREAGQSKRLAQALNELHQRVKTCPVTFALIDESDDLSPLYTDSRRNRQLICVVEEPLDIMALERTGQFDGTYHVLGGAISPIDGIGPEQLHIPELIERIKNDGVTEIIIATNASVEGESTALFLQRYIQEAGLTLTISRLARGIPVGVDLEYADQITLSHALEGRRTLS is encoded by the coding sequence ATGAGTACTCATATTTTACCAAAAGCGCTGACGACGTTGATTGATGAGTTTGGTAGTCTGCCGGGAGTTGGTCCACGAACTGCCGAACGCTACGCCTATGCTGCTTTGCGCCGCGAAGCAGGGCAGTCCAAAAGACTGGCTCAGGCGTTGAATGAGTTACACCAACGCGTCAAAACGTGTCCGGTGACGTTTGCATTGATTGACGAAAGTGATGATCTGTCGCCACTTTACACCGACAGTCGCCGCAATCGCCAGCTCATCTGTGTTGTCGAAGAGCCACTGGATATCATGGCGCTAGAGCGCACTGGTCAGTTTGATGGTACCTACCACGTTTTAGGTGGAGCAATTTCACCGATCGACGGTATCGGGCCAGAACAGCTTCATATCCCTGAGTTGATTGAGCGCATCAAAAATGACGGCGTCACCGAGATCATCATCGCCACTAACGCTTCAGTAGAAGGTGAATCGACCGCGCTGTTTCTGCAACGATACATCCAAGAGGCTGGGTTGACACTGACTATTTCGCGGCTGGCTCGCGGTATCCCTGTGGGAGTCGACCTGGAATACGCCGACCAGATCACGTTGTCGCATGCGCTTGAAGGCCGACGCACGCTGTCTTAG